The genomic region CAGCAGCGGCGAGGGCGTCTATCATTTCGTCCATTTCTCCGTCTAAGAATTGTTCGAGGTTGTAGAGGGTAAGTTTAATTCTATGGTCTGTTACTCTGTTTTCTGGAAAGTTGTACGTTCTGATTTTTTCGCTTCTATCCCCGCTTCCTATCTGGGAACGGCGGGTTGAATCAAGATGCTCTTTTTGTTGTCTTTCGTAGAGTTCTTTTAACCTTGCCCTTAAAATTTTCATTGCTTTTATTCTATTTTGAATCTGAGACCTTTCGTTTGAGCAGGTTACCACTATACCGGTTGGGATGTGTGTTATCCTGACGGCGGAATCTGTCGTGTTTACATGTTGACCACCTGCTCCTGAGGATCTGTAGGTGTCTATTTTAAGATCTTTTTCGTCAATTTTTATCTCGACGTCTTCTGCTTCTGGAAGAATTGCAACGGTGGCAGCTGACGTGTGAATTCTGCCGCCTGATTCTGTTACAGGGACTCTTTGAACTCTGTGAACGCCGCTTTCGTACTTTAACCTGCTATAGGCGCCTTTTCCGGATATCAGGGCAGATATTTCCTTGTAGCCGCCAAGTCCCGTTTCATTTGCAGACAGAATTTCTATTTTCCAGCCCTTTCTTTCAGCATATCTTGAATACATTCTAAATAGATCTGCTGCAAAGAGAGCAGCTTCTTCACCGCCTGTTCCGGCTCTTATTTCAAGGATTACACTTTTCTCATCGTTTGGATCTTTTGGAATTAAGAGCATTTTCAGTTGGCTTTCAAGTTCTTTTGCTTCCCTTTCAAGCTCTTTTTTTTCTTCTTTTGCAAGTTCTATGAACTCTTCGTCCTCACCGGAGTTCATCACCTCTATGGCTTCTTGAATGCCAGCGGCTACCTTTTTGTATTTTTGATATGTTTCATATATTGGTTGCAATTCTTTATGTTCGCGGGCAAGCTTCTTATACTTCCCGCTGTCTGATATTACATCTGGATTACTTAAAAGGCTTTCTATCTCTTTAAATCTTCTGCTTATCTCTTCAAGTCTTTCTATTATGACTTTTTCCATTAAACGCCCTCCGCCTATCTTTTCTTCATTTTTCTCTCATATTCTCTTTTAAGCTTTTTGTAGCGTTGAAGGGCGAGTCTTTTTTGTAGTGGTGAAAGTCTATCTATGAAGACTATACCGTTAAGGTGATCTATTTCGTGTTGAAGGGCTCTTGCTACAAGGTCTTCGCCTTCTATTTCGAAATCTTCTCCGTCAATATTCTGTGCTTTTACTTTTACGTAGGCAGCTCTTTTTACCTTCTTATAAAGACCTGGAAGTGACAGGCACCCTTCCTGATTTACCTGTTCACCTTCCATGGTGATAATTTCGGGATTGATTAGAACAATTTTGTTTTTCCCTTCTCTCTCTTTGCCAGCTTCAATGTCTATGACGACTATCCGTTTAAGAATGCCGACCTGATTGCCAGCAAGTCCAAGGCCACCTCTTTTGTACATTGTTTCAAACATTTCGTTGACAATGTTCCTTAATTTCTCATCAAATTCATTAACTTTTTCTGCCTTTTTTTTGAGTACTTCATCGGGATATATTCTTATTTCCATCTTCGTCTCCTGCTAAGTTGTTTATCAAAAATTGGAAAGATTCCATCTGATCTTTTTCGGTTTTGGCTTCTAAGGTAAGAATTACCGGGTTTTCTCTGTTCTCCTTTAAAAAGTTGAATAAAGGTTGAAAGTTAAAAGTTCCGTTACCGGCAGCTATGTGGAGGTCGTTTATACCGTCGTTATCGTGAATATGAAACTCGAAAATTTTGTCTGCAAAGAGGTTAAGCCAATCTTCGAGTGGTAGTTTTGAAAAAATGTTTAGATGTCCAACGTCAATACATATTCCCATGTTCTTTCTGTTCACCTTTTCTAAAAGTTCATTTAGGTAGTCTGGAACGTCGTCGAAAACATTTTCAACTGCTATTTTTGTTTCCGGGAATAGATCACACACTTCTTTAAATGTTTCTACACAATTTTTTATCCATCTGTCGTAGACAGGAAGAATTTTTCGGGGATGGAACCCGGAGTGAAAAACAATTACTTCAGGTCTTAATATCTCTGCTGCGGGTTTCAGCTCTTTAAACCGTTTTAGTGTTGCCTCCCGTATGTATTTGTCTATGGCGCCCGGGTTTAGATCCATAAACGGAGCGTGAAATGTTACCGGTTTATCGGCCAGTTTTTCGGCTAATTTTGAGAAAAACTTTAATGGTACTTTTTCAAGAACATCGGCCGTAAGTTGCAGTTCAATTCCGAGGTTTCTATTCAGGGTTCTCTCTATTCTCTCAGGGTTTTCTATGATGTCTCTTCCCGGTATATGACCTGTAATTTTCATTTATCACCCTCTCGGCACTAACGTAAAGAGAAATTTATGCAGTTATTGGGTTTAGAGCAAGAAAGGGTTGCTTTGACCGGGGAAATCTCTCTCTTACTTTCTTTTTCTATCTATTTGTATATGCTAAAATCTCTGTAATTATTATCTTTTTGAGGAGGAAGGGATGCGGAAACTGTTGCTGTTTTTATCCTGTTTTTTTGCCGTTTCTTCTGCTGCGTATGGCGGTAATGTTGATACCTTTGGTATAGGTTCTGCAGAAACGGCACTTGGCGGTGCTTACTCTGCTACGGCAGACGATCCTTATGCTGTTTACTACAACCCTGCCGGTTTAATGCAACTTGATAGTCAGGTCGTTTCTGCCGGTTTTGAAATTCTTGATCCAACTTTAAGGATTCACGATTTTACCGCAGTTGATGGGACTGGGAGCGTTGTTCTTCCTTCCGATGCTTCATTCACTGACGTTTCAGATACGCTTTTCGTTCCTTTTGCTGGTTACGGAACGAAAATAAATGACAACTTTGCTTTTGGTATTGCTGCTTATATTCCTTATGGTCTCCATATTAAATGGGATTCTGACCCTGCAGTCAATCCGGCCGCTTACAACTGTTTCGAGTCCTATTATATAAGGGGTGTTGTTACACCTACAGTTGCGTTCAGATTGACTGATGATTTAACGTTTGGTTTTGGTGTTTCTCTTGGTCGTTCCGATGCTGGTACTCAAAGGAGAATTTACGCTCCAACGCTACCATCCTTAAACAACAAGGTTATTAAGTCAGAGTTTTCAGATGATTTCAATGTTTCTTACAACTTCGGTTTCATGTATAAACCTTCCAGGAGACTTACTCTCGGTTTGACTTACCGTTCACGAGCGAAAACCGACTTTACCGGCACTGTAGAAGTAGAGGGAACTTCTTACTTCACAAATGCTACGACAAAGATTGATCATCCTGAACAGATACAGGGTGGTATAAGGTATACGCCAGATGATAGAGTTTCTATTGAGTTTGATGTTGTCTGGACACGGTGGAGCACGATAGATAAGTATATTGTTGATTTTGAAACACCGATACTTGGTAAAACTCAGGAAGTTTTCGTGAGGGACTGGCAGGATACGAGACAGGTTAGGATTGGTGTTTCCTATATTGTTAATGACGTTGTTACGTTGAGGGGAGGATACTTTTATGATCCTTCTCCCATTCCGGATCACACGTTTGACATGGCCTGGCCTGATGCTGATAAGAAAACCTACTCTGTAGGTGCCGGATTTAACTTTGGTAGAGTGAAGATTGATACGGTTCTTCAGTACAGTGTTGCCGAGAGTAAGAGAGAAATAGGCGGGGAAAGTGTTGAGTTAAATGAAACTTACGATGACGGGAGTGTATCCCTTTCTGCAGACGGCCATCTGTGGGGGTACGGTGTTACCGTTAGTTACACATTTTAAGAGGAGGTAAGTGATGAGAAAATGGATTGCTCTCTTAACTATAATGGTTGCAGTTAGTTCGTGCGGAACCAAACTTGCGGAAACAGAAAATGCGTCTTCTGTTCCTGGAACAGAAATACCTATCGATAGAAATGGTCTTGTTTTCGATCCTTCTGCCGAAAAAATACCATTTCCCAACGATATTATGTGGTCTCAGTACGGTGGTAATGTGACTCTACCGGTGGATGAAGCCTCTGATAATGCCACCAAGCTTCTCTACAGGGCAATTAATGCTCTTCACATAAAAGGTTTTAGTCCTAACATGTTTATTGGTGTTCCTCTTATGAACGATAAATCGTTAACTGATGTTTCCGGGCACTTTAAGCTTATAGATCTTACAGATTTTCAAGTTTGTGCTGCATCAAATGGTACATCTGCGGCATGTCTTGGTATGGATGAGACAGTCAAACTTACATTCAGGCAGGATGGAGACTTTTTGAAATTTTATCCTGTAAGGCCTCTTGACGCAGGTCATCAGTACCTTTTTGTTTTAGAGAATGGAATAAAGGATAATTCCGGGAATGAGATTTTAGAGTCAGTCATGTATAAAGAGCTTGAAACAAACGATACTCTTTTAGACCCTCAGCTTGAAGCCTTGAGAGAAGAGTATAAACCTCTTTACGATTCAGTGCTTCCTCAGTTTGGACTTTACAGAGATAACGTTCTTGAAATATTCACATTTACAACAGCGAACAAGACATTGTCAATAAATGACTTTGGCGTTATAAATGAGGCTTTGACAAACAGCACGGTTGCGGATAACCTGGAAAGTTTAATAGGAGGATTGAACTATACTGATGTTCCTCTGGAATATAGAGGAATAGAAACTTTCATTCTATCAGGTCCTGTGGCACCGCTTCTTGGATTTGTTAATGGGACGAACAATACAGTTATGAGTGTTAATATAGCAGAGCAAACGTTGATGGCAGTTCCATATTCTATTTTCAATGGGGCAAATTTCTCTACCTATAATGATACGGTTTATGTTTTCCTCCACGGTTTAGGGGCAAATAGAACGGTGGCGCAGCTTTTAACAGGCGATATCCCTTACGCTGTTGTTTCGATAGACCTTCCATATCACGGCGACAGGGTGCTTCCAGACGATAATCCTTACACAACCTGCTATGAGAATGTTTCTGGAAGCTGTTTCCTTACCGAAAATCCGGGTAGTGACAGGATAAACTTTTATCAGTCGATTTTTGATGCGCGAGTTGTATTAAGAGCTCTTGCTTCTGGAAGATTTGATATTGACGGTGATGGAACCCCGGATGTTCCTAAGAATATCGACCTTGTCGGTATGTCTCTCGGTAGTATCGTTGGTGGTTCTCTCCTTGGCATAGATAGCGCTACCAATAATACGATTTCAAAAGCTGTTCTAAACGTTGGTGCGGCAAATCTTGTTTCTGTTCTTGATACTGCGACTAACAGTATGATAACGAATCTCCTTGGGACTCTTGGAGTTGAGAAAAACTCTATCGATTACTTTGTGACTCTTGGCATTTTCCAAACGCTTCTTGATCCTGCAGACCCATCATATCTTGCCGGCAATGTTGCAAACAAGACGATAATTCAGTCTGCCTATGGTGATTCTATACTTCCATACGTATCCAACTTATCTTTTGCCAAATCCATAGGATTCAGTAACTATACAGAGGTGGATTTCTCAAATGTAACAGTTGCCCCAGGATGGTACATGTTTGGTAATAGTTCCGCTTATGTAAATCACGGTTTCCTGTTAAGCACAAATACGACTTATTACCCGGAAGTTTCCGATTATCTTGCTGATGAATCTGTTCTTCAGGATGCTCAGAAAGCTGCAAGGGAACAGATAAAAGATTTCTTTCAGTAATTGAAAGGGGAGCTTTAAGCTCCCCTCTATATTATATTTCAAATTTCCTGAACTGCACCTTTTGAAGCCGAAGATACAAGTTTTGCATACTTCCTGAGAAGTTTTGATTTAACCTCTTTCTGGAGAGGTTTAAAGGTTTCAAGTCTTTTCTTGATTTCTTCTTCCGGGACTAAAAGTTCAAGTTTTCTCTCTGGAATGTTAAGGTATATTTCGTCCCCGTCCTCGATGATTCCTATGATGCCACCTTCGGCAGCTTCAGGTGAAATGTGTCCAACGCAAGGACCGTGTGTTCCGCCGGAAAATCTTCCATCTGTTATGAGGGCTACGGATTCACCAAGTCCCATGCCCATGACGGCAGCAGTAACTGCTAACATTTCTCTCATGCCGGGACCGCCTTTTGGTCCTTCATATCTGATGACTATAACGTGGCCAGGCTTAATTTCGCCGTTCATCACGGCTTTCATAGCATCTTCTTCGCAGTTAAATACCTTTGCGGTACCTTTGAATACCTTCATCTTATCGCTAACGGCACCCTGTTTAATAACGGCGCCTTCCGGGGCAATATTCCCGTAGAGAATTGCAAGTCCTCCCTCTTTTTTATAAGGATTGTCCATTGGTCTTATGACGTCTTCGTCAAATATTCTTCCATTTGCTGCTACTTCCTTAATGGATTTTCCTGAGACGGTTGGGTTGTCTTCTATTAATGTTTGCAGTCTGTTCAGTACGCCAGGTATCCCACCGGCATAGTGGAGGTCTTCCATAAGGTATTTCCCGCCAGGTCTCATGCTGCATATTTTTGGAGTTTCTCGGCCTAAGTCGTCAAAGAGTTTAATGTCAAAAGGAACACCGGCTTCATAAGCTATTGCCGGAAGGTGCAGAACAGTATTTGTAGAACCGCCAAGGGCAAGGTCAACTCTTATCGCGTTTCTAAAGGCTTCTGGAGTCATGATATCTCTTGCCTTTATACCTTTCCTTACGAGCTCTACAATTCTTTCTCCAGATGCTTCAGCTATTCGTTTTTTCTCTGCTAATGGTGCCGGAGATGTTCCGCAGTAAGGGAGAGACATTCCTAAAGCTTCTGATAAGCAAGCCATCGTATTTGCAGTGAACATTCCCTGACATGCACCGGAGGATGGGCATGCTGTTTGTTCGTATTCAAGGAGTTCTTCCAATGAGAGTTCACCAGCTCTGTACTTTCCGATGGCTTCAAATGTGTGGGTAACGAGATCAAGTCTCTCTTTCCCGCGCCTTCCTGCAAGCATTGGCCCTGCAGTTACGATTATTGCAGGAATGTTTACCCTTGCCGCTCCCATGAGCATTCCAGGGGTTATTTTGTCACATGCCGTTAGAAGAACGATACCGTCAAGTTGATGTGCGTTGACGACGTCTTCAACAGAATCAGCGATGATCTCTCTTAGAGGGAGAGAGAATCTCATTCCTTCATGTCCCATTGCTATACCGTCGCATATAGCAGGAACTCTAACAATAAATGGAGTGCCGCCGGCAGCAGCAACTCCTCTTTCTATAAACCTTTCAAGTGCGTACATATCTGCATGACCAGGAACAAGGTCTGTGTAGCTTGAAATTATTCCAATTAATGGTTTATCGATGTCTTCTCTTCTAATTCCTGTTGCCATCATGAGTGCACGGGCAGGTAGCTTTTCAAATTCTCTCAGAACGTCACTTCTCATTGTTTGCAGCCTCCTGAGCCTTTTTGATAAGCATAACCATTTCGTCTCTGAGTTTTAATCTTTCCTTTTTCATCCTGTCAAGTTCTGCTTCCTCTTTAGGTGTCAGGAAGGCTTTTTTTTCCATTTTATCTATAATGTCGTCAAGTTCCTGATGTTTTTTTTCAAGGGTTGCAAAGTGGTGGAACTTCTCCCTTGCCAGTTTCTTTAAGTTTTCGTCCCTGTACATCTTGTACCTCCGTTGGGTTTATTTTAAGCATGAGAACGAGGGCGTTATCCCCGTTCCTATAGTATTTTTTCC from Desulfurobacterium sp. TC5-1 harbors:
- the prfA gene encoding peptide chain release factor 1, which codes for MIERLEEISRRFKEIESLLSNPDVISDSGKYKKLAREHKELQPIYETYQKYKKVAAGIQEAIEVMNSGEDEEFIELAKEEKKELEREAKELESQLKMLLIPKDPNDEKSVILEIRAGTGGEEAALFAADLFRMYSRYAERKGWKIEILSANETGLGGYKEISALISGKGAYSRLKYESGVHRVQRVPVTESGGRIHTSAATVAILPEAEDVEIKIDEKDLKIDTYRSSGAGGQHVNTTDSAVRITHIPTGIVVTCSNERSQIQNRIKAMKILRARLKELYERQQKEHLDSTRRSQIGSGDRSEKIRTYNFPENRVTDHRIKLTLYNLEQFLDGEMDEMIDALAAAEQAKKIENLVTKDNQ
- the def gene encoding peptide deformylase, coding for MEIRIYPDEVLKKKAEKVNEFDEKLRNIVNEMFETMYKRGGLGLAGNQVGILKRIVVIDIEAGKEREGKNKIVLINPEIITMEGEQVNQEGCLSLPGLYKKVKRAAYVKVKAQNIDGEDFEIEGEDLVARALQHEIDHLNGIVFIDRLSPLQKRLALQRYKKLKREYERKMKKR
- a CDS encoding sugar phosphate isomerase/epimerase family protein, whose product is MKITGHIPGRDIIENPERIERTLNRNLGIELQLTADVLEKVPLKFFSKLAEKLADKPVTFHAPFMDLNPGAIDKYIREATLKRFKELKPAAEILRPEVIVFHSGFHPRKILPVYDRWIKNCVETFKEVCDLFPETKIAVENVFDDVPDYLNELLEKVNRKNMGICIDVGHLNIFSKLPLEDWLNLFADKIFEFHIHDNDGINDLHIAAGNGTFNFQPLFNFLKENRENPVILTLEAKTEKDQMESFQFLINNLAGDEDGNKNISR
- a CDS encoding outer membrane protein transport protein is translated as MRKLLLFLSCFFAVSSAAYGGNVDTFGIGSAETALGGAYSATADDPYAVYYNPAGLMQLDSQVVSAGFEILDPTLRIHDFTAVDGTGSVVLPSDASFTDVSDTLFVPFAGYGTKINDNFAFGIAAYIPYGLHIKWDSDPAVNPAAYNCFESYYIRGVVTPTVAFRLTDDLTFGFGVSLGRSDAGTQRRIYAPTLPSLNNKVIKSEFSDDFNVSYNFGFMYKPSRRLTLGLTYRSRAKTDFTGTVEVEGTSYFTNATTKIDHPEQIQGGIRYTPDDRVSIEFDVVWTRWSTIDKYIVDFETPILGKTQEVFVRDWQDTRQVRIGVSYIVNDVVTLRGGYFYDPSPIPDHTFDMAWPDADKKTYSVGAGFNFGRVKIDTVLQYSVAESKREIGGESVELNETYDDGSVSLSADGHLWGYGVTVSYTF
- the ilvD gene encoding dihydroxy-acid dehydratase; this encodes MRSDVLREFEKLPARALMMATGIRREDIDKPLIGIISSYTDLVPGHADMYALERFIERGVAAAGGTPFIVRVPAICDGIAMGHEGMRFSLPLREIIADSVEDVVNAHQLDGIVLLTACDKITPGMLMGAARVNIPAIIVTAGPMLAGRRGKERLDLVTHTFEAIGKYRAGELSLEELLEYEQTACPSSGACQGMFTANTMACLSEALGMSLPYCGTSPAPLAEKKRIAEASGERIVELVRKGIKARDIMTPEAFRNAIRVDLALGGSTNTVLHLPAIAYEAGVPFDIKLFDDLGRETPKICSMRPGGKYLMEDLHYAGGIPGVLNRLQTLIEDNPTVSGKSIKEVAANGRIFDEDVIRPMDNPYKKEGGLAILYGNIAPEGAVIKQGAVSDKMKVFKGTAKVFNCEEDAMKAVMNGEIKPGHVIVIRYEGPKGGPGMREMLAVTAAVMGMGLGESVALITDGRFSGGTHGPCVGHISPEAAEGGIIGIIEDGDEIYLNIPERKLELLVPEEEIKKRLETFKPLQKEVKSKLLRKYAKLVSSASKGAVQEI
- a CDS encoding YdcH family protein, producing MYRDENLKKLAREKFHHFATLEKKHQELDDIIDKMEKKAFLTPKEEAELDRMKKERLKLRDEMVMLIKKAQEAANNEK